From a region of the Rhinolophus sinicus isolate RSC01 linkage group LG04, ASM3656204v1, whole genome shotgun sequence genome:
- the STOX2 gene encoding storkhead-box protein 2 isoform X1, whose product MKKTRSTTLRRAWPSSDFSDRASDRMRSRSEKDYRLHKRFPAAFAPQASRGYMTSGDVSPISMSPISQSQFIPLGEILCLAISAMNSARKPVTQEALMEHLTTCFPGVPTPSQEILRHTLNTLVRERKIYPTPDGYFIVTPQTYFITPSLIRTNSKWYHLDERIPDRSQCTSPQPGTITPSASGCVRERTLPRNHCDSCHCCREDMHSMHASTLQRKPAKDCKDPYCPPSLCQVPPTEKSKSTVNFSYKTETLSKPKDSEKQSKKFGLKLFRLSFKKDKTKQLANFSAQFPPEEWPLRDEDTPTTIPREVEMEIIRRINPDLTVENVMRHTALMKKLEEEKAHRSKAGSSAHHSGRSKKSRTHRKSHGKSRSHSKTRVSKGDPSDGSHLDIPGDREYDFCDPLTRAPREGCFIIEHKGENFIMHSNTNMIEPHFPMTPEWDVSGELAKRRTEMPFPEPSRGSSHSKVHRSHSHTQDRRSRNERSNKAKERSRSMDNSKGPLGASSLGTPDDLAEGCSQDDQTPSQSYIDDSTLRPAQAAGHQRAHILSTSYKEVCIPEIVSGLKEPSSACSLLEPGKPPESLPSYGELNSCPTKTATDDYFQCNTSSETVLTAPSPLGKNKEDHDTMTLAEGVKKLPLSDRQAPHSSREPVGHKEESPKGPGGGLAASGTAAEGIANGRLIQHHSAEPSSLDKRKEIFSKDTLFKPLHSTLSVNSYHKSSLSLLKSHPKTPADTLPGRCEKLEPSLGTSVAQAMPALQRQQESGGNQEASFDYYNVSDDDDSEEGANKNTEEEKNRDDVGTMQWLLEREKERDLQRKFEKNLTLLAPKETDSSSHQRTTHSARLDSMDSSSITVDSGFNSPRTRESLASNTSSIVESNRRQNPTLSPAHGGAGPAFNFRASTDPPTNEAEKLQKPSNCLQASVTSV is encoded by the exons GTGATGTATCACCAATCAGTATGTCTCCCATCAGTCAATCTCAGTTTATTCCACTCGGGGAAATCCTTTGCTTGGCCATCTCAGCAATGAACTCGGCACGAAAACCTGTCACCCAAGAAGCACTGATGGAGCACCTGACCACATGTTTCCCAG GTGTTCCCACCCCAAGCCAAGAAATTCTACGGCACACCCTGAACACACTGGTACGGGAGAGGAAAATCTACCCAACTCCAGATGGCTATTTCATCGTGACCCCACAGACTTATTTCATAACTCCTTCCCTCATAAGAACTAACAGTAAATGGTACCATTTGGACGAGAGGATACCTGACAGGTCTCAGTGTACCTCTCCACAACCCGGAACCATAACACCGTCTGCCTCAGGCTGTGTCAGGGAAAGGACATTACCCAGAAACCACTGCGACTCTTGCCACTGCTGCAGAGAAGACATGCACAGCATGCATGCATCAACTCTGCAGAGGAAACCTGCCAAGGACTGCAAAGACCCTTATTGCCCTCCTTCACTCTGCCAGGTACCACCCACTGAAAAGAGCAAAAGTACTGTAAATTTTTCTTATAAGACAGAAACTCTCTCAAAACCTAAAGATAGTGAAAAGCAGTCCAAAAAATTTGGGCTCAAGTTATTCCGGCTcagttttaaaaaagacaagaCCAAACAGCTAGCCAATTTCTCGGCCCAGTTTCCTCCTGAAGAGTGGCCCCTGCGAGACGAGGACACACCAACTACTATCCCTCGGGAAGTGGAAATGGAAATCATTAGGCGTATTAACCCAGACTTGACCGTAGAAAATGTCATGAGGCACACTGCACTAATGAAGaaacttgaagaagaaaaagctcATAGGAGTAAAGCCGGGTCCTCGGCCCATCACAGCGGAAGAAGTAAAAAGAGTAGGACTCATCGAAAGTCCCATGGGAAGTCTCGGTCACACAGCAAGACACGAGTGTCTAAAGGAGACCCATCAGATGGTTCTCATCTGGATATCCCGGGTGATCGAGAGTATGACTTTTGTGACCCTCTTACCAGGGCTCCCAGGGAGGGCTGCTTCATCATTGAACACAAAGGAGAGAACTTCATCATGCACAGCAACACGAACATGATCGAGCCTCATTTCCCCATGACACCAGAATGGGATGTATCGGGGGAACTGGCCAAAAGGAGAACTGAGATGCCTTTTCCTGAACCTTCCAGGGGGAGCTCCCATTCAAAAGTGCACCGAAGCCACAGCCATACCCAGGACCGACGGTCCAGGAATGAGAGGTCCAACAAAGCCAAGGAGAGATCCAGGTCCATGGACAACTCCAAGGGCCCTCTGGGTGCTTCCTCTCTGGGGACACCTGATGACCTGGCTGAAGGCTGCAGCCAGGATGACCAAACGCCCAGCCAGTCCTACATTGACGACAGTACTTTGAGGCCTGCACAGGCTGCTGGTCATCAAAGGGCTCACATTTTGTCCACAAGCTATAAAGAGGTGTGTATTCCAGAAATAGTCAGTGGCCTCAAGGAACCTTCCAGTGCTTGTAGCCTCTTGGAGCCAGGCAAACCACCCGAAAGTTTACCATCGTATGGTGAACTCAACTCTTGTCCAACCAAAACAGCTACGGATGACTATTTCCAGTGTAACACCTCCAGTGAGACGGTACTCACTGCGCCCTCGCCTCTGGGAAAGAATAAAGAGGACCATGACACTATGACCTTGGCAGAAGGGGTGAAAAAGCTGCCTCTATCGGATAGACAGGCCCCGCATTCCTCTAGGGAGCCTGTAGGGCACAAGGAGGAGTCGCCAAAGGGGCCAGGCGGTGGACTGGCTGCTTCAGGCACAGCGGCCGAAGGGATTGCCAATGGACGCCTCATCCAGCATCACAGCGCTGAGCCCAGCAGCCTGGACAAGAGGAAAGAGATATTCAGCAAAGACACACTGTTTAAGCCTCTTCACAGCACCTTGTCTGTAAACAGCTATCACAAATCCAGCCTGTCCCTCCTCAAATCTCACCCGAAGACACCTGCCGACACACTGCCAGGCCGATGCGAGAAACTGGAGCCGTCTCTGGGGACCTCGGTGGCACAAGCCATGCCAGCTCTCCAGCGTCAGCAGGAGTCAGGGGGGAACCAGGAAGCCTCTTTTGACTATTACAATGTCTCTGATGACGACGACTCTGAGGAAGGGGCAAACAAAAACACcgaggaagagaaaaacagagatgacGTAGGCACCATGCAGTGGCTCCtcgagagggagaaggaaagagacttGCAGAGGAAATTTGAGAAGAACCTCACCCTTCTTGCCCCCAAAGAAACGGACAGCAGCAGCCACCAGAGAACCACCCACTCAGCCCGTCTCGACAGCATGGACAGCAGCAGCATCACTGTGGACAGTGGATTCAACTCCCCACG CACTCGGGAGAGCCTGGCTTCCAACACGTCAAGCATTGTTGAAAGTAACCGTCGTCAGAACCCTACCTTGAGCCCGGCCCATGGTGGAGCTGGCCCGGCCTTCAACTTCCGAGCAAGTACGGACCCCCCAACAAATGAAGCTGAGAAGTTACAGAAACCCTCCAACTGCTTGCAAGCTTCTGTTACTAGTGTGTGA
- the STOX2 gene encoding storkhead-box protein 2 isoform X3, with amino-acid sequence MSPISQSQFIPLGEILCLAISAMNSARKPVTQEALMEHLTTCFPGVPTPSQEILRHTLNTLVRERKIYPTPDGYFIVTPQTYFITPSLIRTNSKWYHLDERIPDRSQCTSPQPGTITPSASGCVRERTLPRNHCDSCHCCREDMHSMHASTLQRKPAKDCKDPYCPPSLCQVPPTEKSKSTVNFSYKTETLSKPKDSEKQSKKFGLKLFRLSFKKDKTKQLANFSAQFPPEEWPLRDEDTPTTIPREVEMEIIRRINPDLTVENVMRHTALMKKLEEEKAHRSKAGSSAHHSGRSKKSRTHRKSHGKSRSHSKTRVSKGDPSDGSHLDIPGDREYDFCDPLTRAPREGCFIIEHKGENFIMHSNTNMIEPHFPMTPEWDVSGELAKRRTEMPFPEPSRGSSHSKVHRSHSHTQDRRSRNERSNKAKERSRSMDNSKGPLGASSLGTPDDLAEGCSQDDQTPSQSYIDDSTLRPAQAAGHQRAHILSTSYKEVCIPEIVSGLKEPSSACSLLEPGKPPESLPSYGELNSCPTKTATDDYFQCNTSSETVLTAPSPLGKNKEDHDTMTLAEGVKKLPLSDRQAPHSSREPVGHKEESPKGPGGGLAASGTAAEGIANGRLIQHHSAEPSSLDKRKEIFSKDTLFKPLHSTLSVNSYHKSSLSLLKSHPKTPADTLPGRCEKLEPSLGTSVAQAMPALQRQQESGGNQEASFDYYNVSDDDDSEEGANKNTEEEKNRDDVGTMQWLLEREKERDLQRKFEKNLTLLAPKETDSSSHQRTTHSARLDSMDSSSITVDSGFNSPRTRESLASNTSSIVESNRRQNPTLSPAHGGAGPAFNFRASTDPPTNEAEKLQKPSNCLQASVTSV; translated from the exons ATGTCTCCCATCAGTCAATCTCAGTTTATTCCACTCGGGGAAATCCTTTGCTTGGCCATCTCAGCAATGAACTCGGCACGAAAACCTGTCACCCAAGAAGCACTGATGGAGCACCTGACCACATGTTTCCCAG GTGTTCCCACCCCAAGCCAAGAAATTCTACGGCACACCCTGAACACACTGGTACGGGAGAGGAAAATCTACCCAACTCCAGATGGCTATTTCATCGTGACCCCACAGACTTATTTCATAACTCCTTCCCTCATAAGAACTAACAGTAAATGGTACCATTTGGACGAGAGGATACCTGACAGGTCTCAGTGTACCTCTCCACAACCCGGAACCATAACACCGTCTGCCTCAGGCTGTGTCAGGGAAAGGACATTACCCAGAAACCACTGCGACTCTTGCCACTGCTGCAGAGAAGACATGCACAGCATGCATGCATCAACTCTGCAGAGGAAACCTGCCAAGGACTGCAAAGACCCTTATTGCCCTCCTTCACTCTGCCAGGTACCACCCACTGAAAAGAGCAAAAGTACTGTAAATTTTTCTTATAAGACAGAAACTCTCTCAAAACCTAAAGATAGTGAAAAGCAGTCCAAAAAATTTGGGCTCAAGTTATTCCGGCTcagttttaaaaaagacaagaCCAAACAGCTAGCCAATTTCTCGGCCCAGTTTCCTCCTGAAGAGTGGCCCCTGCGAGACGAGGACACACCAACTACTATCCCTCGGGAAGTGGAAATGGAAATCATTAGGCGTATTAACCCAGACTTGACCGTAGAAAATGTCATGAGGCACACTGCACTAATGAAGaaacttgaagaagaaaaagctcATAGGAGTAAAGCCGGGTCCTCGGCCCATCACAGCGGAAGAAGTAAAAAGAGTAGGACTCATCGAAAGTCCCATGGGAAGTCTCGGTCACACAGCAAGACACGAGTGTCTAAAGGAGACCCATCAGATGGTTCTCATCTGGATATCCCGGGTGATCGAGAGTATGACTTTTGTGACCCTCTTACCAGGGCTCCCAGGGAGGGCTGCTTCATCATTGAACACAAAGGAGAGAACTTCATCATGCACAGCAACACGAACATGATCGAGCCTCATTTCCCCATGACACCAGAATGGGATGTATCGGGGGAACTGGCCAAAAGGAGAACTGAGATGCCTTTTCCTGAACCTTCCAGGGGGAGCTCCCATTCAAAAGTGCACCGAAGCCACAGCCATACCCAGGACCGACGGTCCAGGAATGAGAGGTCCAACAAAGCCAAGGAGAGATCCAGGTCCATGGACAACTCCAAGGGCCCTCTGGGTGCTTCCTCTCTGGGGACACCTGATGACCTGGCTGAAGGCTGCAGCCAGGATGACCAAACGCCCAGCCAGTCCTACATTGACGACAGTACTTTGAGGCCTGCACAGGCTGCTGGTCATCAAAGGGCTCACATTTTGTCCACAAGCTATAAAGAGGTGTGTATTCCAGAAATAGTCAGTGGCCTCAAGGAACCTTCCAGTGCTTGTAGCCTCTTGGAGCCAGGCAAACCACCCGAAAGTTTACCATCGTATGGTGAACTCAACTCTTGTCCAACCAAAACAGCTACGGATGACTATTTCCAGTGTAACACCTCCAGTGAGACGGTACTCACTGCGCCCTCGCCTCTGGGAAAGAATAAAGAGGACCATGACACTATGACCTTGGCAGAAGGGGTGAAAAAGCTGCCTCTATCGGATAGACAGGCCCCGCATTCCTCTAGGGAGCCTGTAGGGCACAAGGAGGAGTCGCCAAAGGGGCCAGGCGGTGGACTGGCTGCTTCAGGCACAGCGGCCGAAGGGATTGCCAATGGACGCCTCATCCAGCATCACAGCGCTGAGCCCAGCAGCCTGGACAAGAGGAAAGAGATATTCAGCAAAGACACACTGTTTAAGCCTCTTCACAGCACCTTGTCTGTAAACAGCTATCACAAATCCAGCCTGTCCCTCCTCAAATCTCACCCGAAGACACCTGCCGACACACTGCCAGGCCGATGCGAGAAACTGGAGCCGTCTCTGGGGACCTCGGTGGCACAAGCCATGCCAGCTCTCCAGCGTCAGCAGGAGTCAGGGGGGAACCAGGAAGCCTCTTTTGACTATTACAATGTCTCTGATGACGACGACTCTGAGGAAGGGGCAAACAAAAACACcgaggaagagaaaaacagagatgacGTAGGCACCATGCAGTGGCTCCtcgagagggagaaggaaagagacttGCAGAGGAAATTTGAGAAGAACCTCACCCTTCTTGCCCCCAAAGAAACGGACAGCAGCAGCCACCAGAGAACCACCCACTCAGCCCGTCTCGACAGCATGGACAGCAGCAGCATCACTGTGGACAGTGGATTCAACTCCCCACG CACTCGGGAGAGCCTGGCTTCCAACACGTCAAGCATTGTTGAAAGTAACCGTCGTCAGAACCCTACCTTGAGCCCGGCCCATGGTGGAGCTGGCCCGGCCTTCAACTTCCGAGCAAGTACGGACCCCCCAACAAATGAAGCTGAGAAGTTACAGAAACCCTCCAACTGCTTGCAAGCTTCTGTTACTAGTGTGTGA
- the STOX2 gene encoding storkhead-box protein 2 isoform X2, whose amino-acid sequence MEPVQKGSGDVSPISMSPISQSQFIPLGEILCLAISAMNSARKPVTQEALMEHLTTCFPGVPTPSQEILRHTLNTLVRERKIYPTPDGYFIVTPQTYFITPSLIRTNSKWYHLDERIPDRSQCTSPQPGTITPSASGCVRERTLPRNHCDSCHCCREDMHSMHASTLQRKPAKDCKDPYCPPSLCQVPPTEKSKSTVNFSYKTETLSKPKDSEKQSKKFGLKLFRLSFKKDKTKQLANFSAQFPPEEWPLRDEDTPTTIPREVEMEIIRRINPDLTVENVMRHTALMKKLEEEKAHRSKAGSSAHHSGRSKKSRTHRKSHGKSRSHSKTRVSKGDPSDGSHLDIPGDREYDFCDPLTRAPREGCFIIEHKGENFIMHSNTNMIEPHFPMTPEWDVSGELAKRRTEMPFPEPSRGSSHSKVHRSHSHTQDRRSRNERSNKAKERSRSMDNSKGPLGASSLGTPDDLAEGCSQDDQTPSQSYIDDSTLRPAQAAGHQRAHILSTSYKEVCIPEIVSGLKEPSSACSLLEPGKPPESLPSYGELNSCPTKTATDDYFQCNTSSETVLTAPSPLGKNKEDHDTMTLAEGVKKLPLSDRQAPHSSREPVGHKEESPKGPGGGLAASGTAAEGIANGRLIQHHSAEPSSLDKRKEIFSKDTLFKPLHSTLSVNSYHKSSLSLLKSHPKTPADTLPGRCEKLEPSLGTSVAQAMPALQRQQESGGNQEASFDYYNVSDDDDSEEGANKNTEEEKNRDDVGTMQWLLEREKERDLQRKFEKNLTLLAPKETDSSSHQRTTHSARLDSMDSSSITVDSGFNSPRTRESLASNTSSIVESNRRQNPTLSPAHGGAGPAFNFRASTDPPTNEAEKLQKPSNCLQASVTSV is encoded by the exons GTGATGTATCACCAATCAGTATGTCTCCCATCAGTCAATCTCAGTTTATTCCACTCGGGGAAATCCTTTGCTTGGCCATCTCAGCAATGAACTCGGCACGAAAACCTGTCACCCAAGAAGCACTGATGGAGCACCTGACCACATGTTTCCCAG GTGTTCCCACCCCAAGCCAAGAAATTCTACGGCACACCCTGAACACACTGGTACGGGAGAGGAAAATCTACCCAACTCCAGATGGCTATTTCATCGTGACCCCACAGACTTATTTCATAACTCCTTCCCTCATAAGAACTAACAGTAAATGGTACCATTTGGACGAGAGGATACCTGACAGGTCTCAGTGTACCTCTCCACAACCCGGAACCATAACACCGTCTGCCTCAGGCTGTGTCAGGGAAAGGACATTACCCAGAAACCACTGCGACTCTTGCCACTGCTGCAGAGAAGACATGCACAGCATGCATGCATCAACTCTGCAGAGGAAACCTGCCAAGGACTGCAAAGACCCTTATTGCCCTCCTTCACTCTGCCAGGTACCACCCACTGAAAAGAGCAAAAGTACTGTAAATTTTTCTTATAAGACAGAAACTCTCTCAAAACCTAAAGATAGTGAAAAGCAGTCCAAAAAATTTGGGCTCAAGTTATTCCGGCTcagttttaaaaaagacaagaCCAAACAGCTAGCCAATTTCTCGGCCCAGTTTCCTCCTGAAGAGTGGCCCCTGCGAGACGAGGACACACCAACTACTATCCCTCGGGAAGTGGAAATGGAAATCATTAGGCGTATTAACCCAGACTTGACCGTAGAAAATGTCATGAGGCACACTGCACTAATGAAGaaacttgaagaagaaaaagctcATAGGAGTAAAGCCGGGTCCTCGGCCCATCACAGCGGAAGAAGTAAAAAGAGTAGGACTCATCGAAAGTCCCATGGGAAGTCTCGGTCACACAGCAAGACACGAGTGTCTAAAGGAGACCCATCAGATGGTTCTCATCTGGATATCCCGGGTGATCGAGAGTATGACTTTTGTGACCCTCTTACCAGGGCTCCCAGGGAGGGCTGCTTCATCATTGAACACAAAGGAGAGAACTTCATCATGCACAGCAACACGAACATGATCGAGCCTCATTTCCCCATGACACCAGAATGGGATGTATCGGGGGAACTGGCCAAAAGGAGAACTGAGATGCCTTTTCCTGAACCTTCCAGGGGGAGCTCCCATTCAAAAGTGCACCGAAGCCACAGCCATACCCAGGACCGACGGTCCAGGAATGAGAGGTCCAACAAAGCCAAGGAGAGATCCAGGTCCATGGACAACTCCAAGGGCCCTCTGGGTGCTTCCTCTCTGGGGACACCTGATGACCTGGCTGAAGGCTGCAGCCAGGATGACCAAACGCCCAGCCAGTCCTACATTGACGACAGTACTTTGAGGCCTGCACAGGCTGCTGGTCATCAAAGGGCTCACATTTTGTCCACAAGCTATAAAGAGGTGTGTATTCCAGAAATAGTCAGTGGCCTCAAGGAACCTTCCAGTGCTTGTAGCCTCTTGGAGCCAGGCAAACCACCCGAAAGTTTACCATCGTATGGTGAACTCAACTCTTGTCCAACCAAAACAGCTACGGATGACTATTTCCAGTGTAACACCTCCAGTGAGACGGTACTCACTGCGCCCTCGCCTCTGGGAAAGAATAAAGAGGACCATGACACTATGACCTTGGCAGAAGGGGTGAAAAAGCTGCCTCTATCGGATAGACAGGCCCCGCATTCCTCTAGGGAGCCTGTAGGGCACAAGGAGGAGTCGCCAAAGGGGCCAGGCGGTGGACTGGCTGCTTCAGGCACAGCGGCCGAAGGGATTGCCAATGGACGCCTCATCCAGCATCACAGCGCTGAGCCCAGCAGCCTGGACAAGAGGAAAGAGATATTCAGCAAAGACACACTGTTTAAGCCTCTTCACAGCACCTTGTCTGTAAACAGCTATCACAAATCCAGCCTGTCCCTCCTCAAATCTCACCCGAAGACACCTGCCGACACACTGCCAGGCCGATGCGAGAAACTGGAGCCGTCTCTGGGGACCTCGGTGGCACAAGCCATGCCAGCTCTCCAGCGTCAGCAGGAGTCAGGGGGGAACCAGGAAGCCTCTTTTGACTATTACAATGTCTCTGATGACGACGACTCTGAGGAAGGGGCAAACAAAAACACcgaggaagagaaaaacagagatgacGTAGGCACCATGCAGTGGCTCCtcgagagggagaaggaaagagacttGCAGAGGAAATTTGAGAAGAACCTCACCCTTCTTGCCCCCAAAGAAACGGACAGCAGCAGCCACCAGAGAACCACCCACTCAGCCCGTCTCGACAGCATGGACAGCAGCAGCATCACTGTGGACAGTGGATTCAACTCCCCACG CACTCGGGAGAGCCTGGCTTCCAACACGTCAAGCATTGTTGAAAGTAACCGTCGTCAGAACCCTACCTTGAGCCCGGCCCATGGTGGAGCTGGCCCGGCCTTCAACTTCCGAGCAAGTACGGACCCCCCAACAAATGAAGCTGAGAAGTTACAGAAACCCTCCAACTGCTTGCAAGCTTCTGTTACTAGTGTGTGA